The window AGGAGATCGACGACGCCCTTGGCCTCCTCCACGTTGCGCACGAAGGGCACCATGATCTGGACGTTGGTGAGTCCCAGGTCGTTGCGCACCTTCTTCATCGCGATGCACTCGAGTTCGAAGCAGTCGCGGAAGCTGTGCGCGATGTAGCGCGACGCGCCGCGGAAACCCAGCATCGGGTTCTCTTCTTCCGGCTCGTAGATCTCGCCGCCGAGGAGTTTGCGGTATTCGTTCGACTTGAAGTCGGACATGCGCACGATGACGGGCTTGGGATAGAAGGCCGCGGCGATCGTGGCGACGCCTTCGACCAGCTTCTCGATGAAGAACTGCTTCGGCGTCGCATAGCCGCGCGAACGGCGAGTGATCTCGTCGCGCAGGCTGGCGGGCACCTGGTTGAGCTCGAGAATCGCCTTCGGGTGGATGCCGATCATGTTGTTGATGACGAACTCGAGGCGCGCGAGGCCCACGCCGCCGTTCGGGATCTGCGCGAACTCGAAGGCGAGTTCGGGGTTGCCGACGTTCATCATGATCTTGACCGGGATCTCGGGCAGGTTGCCCATGTCCGTGGTCGTCACTTCGAAGTCGAGCTTGCCGCGATAGACGTAACCGGTGTCGCCTTCGGCGCAGGACACGGTCACCGAGTCGCCCTCGTTCAGCACGTCGGTCGCATTGCCGCAGCCCACGATCGCCGGAATGCCCAGCTCGCGCGCGATGATCGCCGCGTGGCAGGTGCGACCGCCGCGGTTGGTCACGATCGCGCTGGCGCGCTTCATCACCGGTTCCCAGTTCGGATCGGTCATGTCGGTGACGAGGATGTCGCCCGCCTGCACGCGGCTCATCTCGGAAGCGTCGGCGACGACGCGCACGGTGCCCGCGCCGATCTTCTGGCCGATCGCGCGACCGTGCGTGAGCGCCTTGCCGTACTGCTTGAGGCGGTACTTCTCCATCACCAGGCCGTTCGCCTGGCTCTTCACGGTCTCCGGACGGGCCTGCAGGATGTAGAGCTTGCCGTCCTGGCCGTCCTTGCCCCACTCGATATCCATCGGGCGGCCGTAGTGCTTCTCGATCACCACCGCGTAGCGCGCGAGTTCCAGCACGTCATCGCTCGTCAGCGAGAATTTGACGCGATCGGCTTCAGGCACGTCGACCGTGCGCACCGATTTGCCGGCTTCCTTCTTGTCGGCGAAGACCATCTTGATGAGCTTGGAGCCGAGGTTGCGGCGGATCACCGCCGGCTTGCCCAGTTCGAGCGTGGGCTTGTGCACGTAGAACTCGTCCGGGTTCACCGCGCCCTGCACGACCGTCTCGCCCA is drawn from Azoarcus sp. DN11 and contains these coding sequences:
- the ppsA gene encoding phosphoenolpyruvate synthase produces the protein MSRYVIPFTELRMSDVEQVGGKNASLGEMISQLPSSVRVPGGFATTAYAFREFIAHQGLADRIRAALDALDVDDVEKLAKTGAQIRRWVVETPFPAKLEDEIRAAYNALTAEGEGSFAVRSSATAEDLPDASFAGQQETFLNIHGYENILHAMKEVFASLYNDRAIAYRVHKGFAHADVALSAGVQRMVRSDTGASGVMFSIDTESGFDQVVFITASYGLGETVVQGAVNPDEFYVHKPTLELGKPAVIRRNLGSKLIKMVFADKKEAGKSVRTVDVPEADRVKFSLTSDDVLELARYAVVIEKHYGRPMDIEWGKDGQDGKLYILQARPETVKSQANGLVMEKYRLKQYGKALTHGRAIGQKIGAGTVRVVADASEMSRVQAGDILVTDMTDPNWEPVMKRASAIVTNRGGRTCHAAIIARELGIPAIVGCGNATDVLNEGDSVTVSCAEGDTGYVYRGKLDFEVTTTDMGNLPEIPVKIMMNVGNPELAFEFAQIPNGGVGLARLEFVINNMIGIHPKAILELNQVPASLRDEITRRSRGYATPKQFFIEKLVEGVATIAAAFYPKPVIVRMSDFKSNEYRKLLGGEIYEPEEENPMLGFRGASRYIAHSFRDCFELECIAMKKVRNDLGLTNVQIMVPFVRNVEEAKGVVDLLAAHGLKRGVNDLKLVMMCEIPSNALLADAFLEHFDGFSIGSNDLTQLTLGLDRDSGLVAHAFDERDPAVKQLLSLAISSANRLGKYVGICGQGPSDHADFAEWLMDQGIQTISLNPDTVVDTWLKLSAHASK